One part of the Nymphaea colorata isolate Beijing-Zhang1983 chromosome 8, ASM883128v2, whole genome shotgun sequence genome encodes these proteins:
- the LOC116258355 gene encoding uncharacterized protein LOC116258355, producing MQAIWLSLKETLRCTVEPGEVLLPEKLKPDGARGEFRAPRNGGDHAAEGDASLTRDVVRRPDPGQNKFSDLSVGDTSRNIIEMIFRATWLSPGSSIGKIERVLKVNNSPETLERFEQYRETVKSRAEMLQQQKGNPRSVADGNELLRFHSTNMACCPALTEKLSGLCRNAQCGVCRVIQSGFTTDEMKRNGIRMTATGVTGEEVLVSKKAEGGIRLKRAVVVCRVIAGRVLSVSERGSYVGGDGGFDSLVVKGGLCSKWGDLYVSNPSAVLPCFVIVYSCKPKAV from the exons atGCAGGCCATCTGGCTGTCTCTCAAGGAAACCCTGAGGTGCACCGTCGAACCAGGAGAGGTCCTGCTGCCGGAGAAGCTCAAACCGGACGGCGCCCGCGGCGAGTTTCGCGCGCCCAGGAACGGCGGAGATCACGCCGCGGAGGGAGATGCCTCTCTCACGAGGGACGTCGTCCGTCGGCCGGACCCCGGCCAGAACAAGTTTTCTG ACCTCAGCGTTGGTGATACGTCAAGAAACATCATCGAGATGATATTTCGAGCCACGTGGTTGTCTCCCGGAAGCAGCATCGGCAAGATCGAGAGGGTGTTGAAGGTGAACAATTCCCCGGAGACGCTGGAGAGGTTTGAGCAGTACAGGGAAACGGTGAAGAGCAGGGCGGAGATGCTGCAGCAGCAGAAGGGGAACCCGCGAAGCGTTGCCGACGGCAATGAGCTGCTGAGGTTCCACTCCACCAACATGGCTTGCTGCCCTGCTTTGACGGAGAAGCTTTCGGGTCTCTGCCGGAACGCTCAGTGCGGGGTCTGCCGGGTAATTCAGAGCGGCTTCACGACGGATGAGATGAAGAGGAATGGGATTAGAATGACGGCTACGGGGGTGACGGGGGAGGAGGTGTTGGTGTCGAAGAAAGCAGAGGGAGGTATCAGGTTGAAGAGGGCGGTGGTGGTCTGCCGGGTGATCGCTGGGAGGGTGTTGAGCGTCTCGGAACGTGGGTCTTATGTGGGAGGTGATGGTGGGTTCGATTCCCTTGTTGTCAAGGGCGGTTTGTGCTCCAAGTGGGGTGACTTGTATGTGAGTAATCCCAGTGCTGTTCTCCCTTGCTTTGTGATTGTCTATTCATGCAAACCCAAAGCCGTTTGA